The following are from one region of the Streptococcus suis genome:
- a CDS encoding replication initiation factor domain-containing protein produces MKSNEIQVLDPTQRREKGDKGIVINEWEKLTAPSNRRLSMQSLHFLSFDLDWSIDRITIVGVLNQFDFAHTFVNEDGEIIYEKGEAFSLNQAMPILAREGAAEPAGAGWRLVDKYGENIAYVETLPFKDPKTGEEKGRIDFNPNKIQQFLNTDLRTFIQTMFKNPHFSRADIACDILNLPDDYVSQYRLADAVSFRPYYGTNGALETAYWGARSSERQVRMYNKRLEQEKKRQVLPEEVKTWWRLELQLRRGKADEWVDIVHDTLDSFYSLHYFPTDMKVTDKVMIAGLHADHQLISQLAVRTRQKYRKLMKQLTKQDELTQHLKSTFSNEIERLKNELSLWLHNAKVAENEAGGE; encoded by the coding sequence ATGAAATCTAATGAAATTCAAGTCCTTGACCCTACTCAAAGAAGAGAAAAAGGGGATAAAGGGATAGTTATAAATGAGTGGGAAAAATTGACCGCCCCTTCTAACAGGCGGTTAAGTATGCAAAGTTTGCACTTTTTGAGTTTTGACCTTGATTGGTCGATAGACAGAATTACAATCGTAGGTGTTTTGAACCAGTTCGATTTTGCTCACACCTTTGTCAACGAGGACGGAGAAATCATCTATGAGAAAGGCGAAGCCTTTTCGCTCAACCAAGCAATGCCAATCCTTGCGAGAGAGGGGGCTGCTGAACCCGCTGGAGCTGGTTGGCGCTTGGTTGACAAATACGGAGAGAATATCGCTTACGTCGAAACTCTACCTTTCAAAGACCCAAAAACTGGCGAGGAGAAAGGGCGGATTGACTTCAACCCAAACAAGATTCAGCAGTTTTTGAATACTGATTTGCGTACTTTCATTCAGACAATGTTCAAGAATCCGCACTTCTCACGGGCTGACATAGCTTGCGATATTCTCAATCTTCCAGACGACTACGTGAGCCAATATAGGCTGGCTGATGCGGTCTCATTCAGGCCGTATTATGGCACGAATGGAGCGCTTGAGACTGCCTATTGGGGCGCACGTTCGTCTGAACGTCAAGTTCGTATGTATAATAAGCGACTGGAGCAAGAGAAGAAGCGACAAGTTTTGCCCGAAGAGGTAAAAACTTGGTGGCGCCTGGAGCTTCAGTTACGGAGAGGGAAAGCAGATGAATGGGTCGATATTGTCCACGATACGCTAGATAGCTTTTATTCTTTGCATTATTTTCCTACTGATATGAAGGTTACTGATAAAGTAATGATAGCAGGCTTACACGCTGATCATCAGCTCATTAGTCAATTAGCGGTTAGGACAAGGCAAAAGTATCGTAAGTTGATGAAACAACTTACGAAGCAAGACGAGCTGACCCAACATTTGAAATCCACGTTCTCGAATGAAATCGAGCGCTTGAAAAATGAGTTGAGTTTATGGCTTCACAATGCTAAGGTGGCAGAAAATGAAGCAGGGGGAGAGTAG
- a CDS encoding type II toxin-antitoxin system RelE/ParE family toxin, giving the protein MDYKIKYAEGALKDLDKIYDFVSNVSVSGAKNVVNKIRSKVNNLAFMPSGFDFDDRIGRRLHDSFKTEAIISGDYLILFVVDEKNKEVIITHFISSKSNYMRLLKK; this is encoded by the coding sequence ATGGATTATAAGATTAAATATGCGGAAGGAGCGCTGAAAGATTTGGACAAAATCTATGATTTTGTTTCAAATGTCAGCGTTTCTGGAGCAAAGAATGTAGTCAATAAGATTCGTTCGAAAGTTAATAATTTAGCTTTTATGCCGTCAGGGTTTGATTTTGATGATAGAATTGGACGCAGATTGCATGACAGTTTCAAAACAGAAGCGATAATCTCAGGAGATTATCTTATTCTGTTTGTGGTAGATGAAAAGAATAAAGAAGTGATTATCACTCATTTTATTTCTTCGAAATCAAATTATATGAGGTTGTTAAAAAAATAG
- a CDS encoding antitoxin: MTTALKNVAFKMDSDTLDLASEVIKENGYNLNKVMRLYLKNVAITKKIDLPTEEELDNEFLFMQLKSEVKQRVSDVQNGKYYSDSDLVERYGL; this comes from the coding sequence ATGACTACAGCATTGAAAAATGTAGCATTTAAAATGGATTCAGATACTTTAGATTTAGCTAGCGAGGTTATTAAGGAGAATGGATATAACCTTAATAAAGTGATGAGATTGTATTTGAAGAATGTAGCTATTACTAAGAAAATTGATTTGCCAACTGAAGAAGAATTAGACAATGAATTTTTGTTTATGCAGTTAAAGAGTGAAGTTAAACAAAGGGTTTCAGATGTACAGAATGGAAAATATTATTCTGATTCTGATTTGGTAGAACGATATGGATTATAA
- a CDS encoding 23S rRNA methyltransferase attenuation leader peptide: protein MLVFQMRNVDKTSTVLKQTKNSDYADK, encoded by the coding sequence ATGTTGGTATTCCAAATGCGTAATGTAGATAAAACATCTACTGTTTTGAAACAGACTAAAAACAGTGATTACGCAGATAAATAA